The genomic region CCACCTCCATCCTGGGTGCTGTCACCTTTCAGAGTGCCtggagaggtggaggaagaagcAGAGTTAGAAATGAAGCAGATTTGCACCTTTCATACCTAAAATACAGCTcagtcaaattaaaacacaccaaacagaaataaaatgtcaaagttGAGTTTCTTGGAGGAAAATGGAGAAGTCATTTATTAGGACACACTGTAGAACAGCATCATCCAAATCCATGTCATTGATCAGTGCAGCTGCTGTCTGGATAATGAAGGACTGTGGGTCACGTTTAATTAAATCTCTATCTCAGTACCACCTGACACTGAGCAGTACGCAGTGACTGAAACTGCTGGGACGTGATTCATGTCACTAAAGTGTAgttcctctttcttccttcccCTCATGAAAACAGAACATGATCTGTcggtttattaggtacaccaggCTGAAACTAGTCCTGTAGTAAAGCCTCCTTCATTCAGGTAATAGTGTTGTTTCATTCAAACTAATCAACCGGTAACTGAGCGAACAGTTAGTTAGTTAGAATAGAAATGAAAGTTTTCACCAAGATCtaaaggaaaaaatattaaaggCTTGACTGACCCAAATTACTCTGCCTGACATCTAGTGTATCAACACGGAGtaaaaacaggaagaacaaaTTGAGCTTTTGGTGGGAAAATTGATTTTAATACTagaatcacagtaaacaggtgAGAGCTGCCCATTACCCGTTATAGGTTTCACTATTGAACAACATCCTGATTAGAGCCAGAACACAAGTTCATCTGACGACTGACTTTAAAACAACAATTTTAAGATTTTtgaaatgacaagaaaatgacaacaaaactcTCCTCCCAAAACctacaaatatgaaacaacCTTGAAACTCCTCCCAAAAACAGAGATGAAACTATTCTGAAACTCTACTGATGAATTTCTTTGGTAAAAAAGTTGTTGCAAAAAAAtgttcacaaaaatgttttgtattttgggTGAACCAGCCCTTTAAATAACATGTTATTAGTTAGAAAGccgcttcacacacacacacacacactcacttccCTCATCATCAAAATGAAGAGAGTCAAATTATACATGGGTCAGACCTGATCCAGTTGAAGTGGCATTAAACAGGAACATACCTGTAGCAGCTGCCTCCAGCTGACGGCACAGAGCCAGAAACACCCCCACCTGGATCAGAACCACTGGTTTCAACATCCCGTCTTTCCTCTGTTCGTCCTCACTGCGTCtggatttctgtttctgtctgctcaGCTGTGAAGGCCAGGGGGGGTCAGGGTCTGAATGTGGGACAGGGGTTCTCCTCACCACATCCggtgcaccacacacacacatacacatacacaaagacacacacacacacacacaggacctCATCGATCGGTGCGTGGAAACAGGCCTGGGTTGTTTCCATGACTACCACTTTGATTCTGACTTTCCCATCCTTGGATATCAGCGTTTGCTGCCTGGCACTGATTGGATGAGCAGGCTTCAGGGACCAGTGTGGACAGGGAGCCATAACCTCACGTTACAAAAGGTTTAATTTGGATCCTTCTTCTGTCTTCTTCCAGCGGCGAAGCTCCAAACTCAACTATCAGTATTAAGAAGACAGGCAGCAGCTATAGACCCCATGTCTcttatgtgtgtcagtgtgttcacCCAGTTCTGCACATGTGCGTGACACCACAACAAGAGCAATTTATTCTCAGCCTCAGGCTACGGCCGGCCTCATCCGTGGGTAGTAAGTTATACAATCAATATTTCTCTTCTGGTGGTTTTGATTAAAACCctgatcattttttaaaaaatctgggTTCCAGAGGGCAGATCATTTTAAAGGCTCAGAGCtgataatgtttctgttttgtgagGTTGTGTCAGTGTTGCTGGCCTCGGCTTGTGTGCACCGACCACAATGATCCACAGGATGAGTTCTTGTGTCCCAGTTGAGCCTGTGCAGGAAGGAGTTGTCTGTATTTGGAAGCCAGTGGCCTTCAGTGTGCTcactggtctcagaaaaatatgattggtccaataaaatacgactgaGCTCAGAAAAGTACGTCTGGTCTAATAAAATACAATTGGTCATAttaaatacgactggtccaataaaatacgactgggCTCAGAAAAGTACGCCTGGTTGAATTAAATgcgactggtccaataaaatcCAATTGGTCAAATTAAATACAACAGGTCAAATAAATTATGACTAGTCCACTAAAATATGACTGGCCCAgtaaaatacgactggtctcagaaaaactCATCTGGTCtaataaaatacaactggtcaAATAGAATACGACtggtaatataaaatacatctggtttctgaaaaacacatctggtcCTCAAAAATACGTCTGGTCTCTGATATGGGCCTGACCAGTGCAAATTCACACAATTGCAATACCATCCACGACCACTAAGGGCACTGTGCAAAACACAATTCCAGAAAATCTAACCTCTGGGgtccaattttctttttaaaataaaactgcactAGGAATATAGGGAGGCTGTTTTCTACTGATTGCAATGCTTGTGCCCGGGAAAACTGGTCCCCACGGTCTGAGTGATATGTCAGGTGGTGGTCCCCACCGgaatagaaaaacaagagcgcgcccacacacacacacacacacacacacacacacacacctaagcTTCAATGCTGAACCTGAACCAGGAGGAGCACTGTCGCCACCTACTGGCGCCACCTATTGTACTAACACTTTTAAGGTCTATGGGAAATTATCAGGCTTTCTTATGTTCCATGTTAATTTAAAGTTATCAAGAAGTCAGAGTCACTAAAACCACAGGTTTTGAATATATCACAGACTCCTAACCTCAGAGGTGTCTCCCCTCTGTGATGAGGGGCCTGAGGACACATGCAGAGGTGAGgacttttttacatttgcacTGTCTGCTGCACCGAGCTGCTGTCACCACTAAGGGTCAGCAGTTAGTAACTGTAGTAGTTATGTCTGAGGGAAGGGCACATGTTGCTCCCTTTGGATTTGACTCTATGACAACACGCTCCAGTTTCATAACCtaaacagacactgcagtctGATGTAGTTGTCATAGAGTTTAAACAGCCACACAAAGCTGGACACTAAAGCTACAAAACCAACCAGTAAATCTAACGATGAACACGAGAAGCATCTTATGTGATGAACTTTATGCAGGATCCACACCTTCAGTATCTGTTTTCATCATGCAGACTGATGATGTGTCCCCTTCCTCCCCTTCCTGCATCAGATTCAAGCCCAGTCTGAGAAAAGGTCTTGTTTCCTTGCAGGCTGGTGGCTGCACACGACCAACTGCAGAATGTTACTATAACTCCTGCTGCAAAGCCTGATTTATGGCTAACGCTTAAACTCAGCCCTCACCCCACGCACATCTGGATCAGCTCGTCTCCCTCCCTGACTCATCCCTGACCCTGGTTCATCAAAGCTGCAGCGTGTTAAAGTTATAGAGGTGAGGTGGACGGAGAGGCCCAGCACGTCACAGCTTCCCTCCATACACGCGTTTGTCATCGGCTGAGGATCTTTCTGATCAGCACGAACCACAATAATCATTTGTGGAGAagagtttctctttttttaaagttgtttaaaatatgatttttttttttaatcagctgaCTGTCATTCAACCCGTGAGCTGAGTCCGTTCCAATTATACAGGACGTGTTTGCACACGGCTGCCATCTGTCACTTTATTCTCACTGAGGCAGTTAAACTGaagcacaaacatatttttaatgatCAGTCTGAGCTCCTGTTTGCTTAGAGAAAACTGACACTTTAACTTTGTAATATAATTATTTCCTTGCAAGActcctggaaaaaaaatatcGGATTTGTTTGGAACCTGAGTCTGGTCTCTGGTCTCATTTATTCCTGTAAACTATTGTCTGAGTGTGCATGTTTATCTGACCTGCTGTGCACGAACTAAAAGGCAATTAACTTGAATTAATTAAACACCTTATCTGATTTTATTGTAATCAAATTACATATAGTAGTTTACAGGACACTTTTTGGGTATTTACAGAtaaatattttagcatttttaggAAATTATACAAAATTATGAGgcttgtaaataaaatattatcaaAGATTCAAAGACCAACCAagaaagaacaacagaaaataacattaGCTTCCTTTTTTAAATCAGTCAGAAATTGCACTAAAAAGATCTGCCCTCATTTCTCCCATTATACAATGAAACTATACTGGATCAAATATGCACTGCTTCCATATTAATCAGAAAGGATATCTGAAAATGCACATATTCCCTGATTTACAAGAGTCTTTGGTGTCTTCATGTCAGACCTGCAGCCATGGTGTCACTGCTGTCACTGTTTATCTGCTCAGTCATTTACAGAGCACATCCACACCTTTGAGTCTTTGAGAGGAGTGACAACACTAACAGCCATTAAACCCTTGACCCTTCATAGTCCCAGCTCAGAGAGAAAGTCCGGGTGTGGCGGTGAAACGAGGCCGATCCTTGGTGCCGTCGGAGAAAAGGCcactttgtttgtgttgcatttgGGACGTCCTGTAAAACAAATCTCCACCACAGATACAAACTTCACATTAAAGGCACAGGGAGTCCACACAGTGTTCCCATCATCACAGTGTGGCAGGTTACAAAAGACAATTCAATTATGTGCTTAAAGATGTTAGAAAATATAAGTTAAATCTCTTCATCTAAAGAACAGGTTCAAAGACTTGCCCcaacacactgactgtgtttttatGACCCTCCACACTGAAACCCGCACAGAGCACAATCTGAGTTCCTGTCAGGACCTGTCACAGACCTCGGCCACTGTCGGTCTCTATTTAGAGCAGGCAGATATTTTAAGCGAGTGGCCAACTCAATTACAGTCTTGTCCCTTGTCAACAGTCTGTAACACAAAATACCAAGAAACTTCATTTTAACTCAGCCACACACCAATTAgatgagaagctgcagcagcagtaaacatGTTTGTGGCGATTTGCAggtttaaaaagagaaaaagttaaGAGGCTGCAGAAAcgaagcagaggagagaaataaaaaagtctACAAGTTACTGTTTGAACAGAGCTGTTAcctgttcaaataaaataagataagacaGGGCAGTGTGACACGTCAGGCGCCAGGTGATTTACCTGACGTGTCACTTCTGAAAACAGCTTGACTCATTTcaagaaaaaacagcaggacTTTTATTGCATCTCTCAACTGCACCTTcatgagaagagagaagaatGGAAAGAGCCCaggctgcagcaggaaacagaaagTTTGAGATGAAGAGTGAGGATCAAATCAAACCTGGGAGCCGTGAAATATACAGGAGCCATCATGTTAAGTTGTCTGGGGACTGATTATCTTTTAGTTTCTGACTTTAGTTTGGACGGAGGCGTTGACACACTGACCACACAGTGTTGTCTAAAACCTTTTTGTCAATATTACTGTAACTTTTACTGCCACTTCCTCAATTGTCAGTGTGGTTTTCACTGTACAAAAGCACAGGAAGTTACTTAGTTGCCTCTCAGGGAAGATTAGGCTCCAGCCTGACTCTTAGTGTATATTCATTAATCCTCTAGATAAACACAACGTGTGCATGAAGGTCAACAATGGCGCCCAGCAGGCATCAACACGTTCATCATGTTGGTAAAGACGAGCGCGTCAcactgttaccatggtgacagAATTTAATCTGCGTCctgaccaatcacagcagcCGTGTGTCAAAGACAGAAACCGTGTGTCCTTCATGAAAGGAAAACTCCTGCTCAGATCGGAGGCAGAGTCATTCCGAGACGAGGCAGCGTTGGTGCTTCCCACCTCCCCGTGATCGTGCCGGTAACTCGTGTGCAGACGTGACGGTGTGGTGTCTGTCTGACCTGAGCTCAGTCGCGCATGTAGAGTCGCATGAGGCCATCCTTGTGCAGCTGGTGCCACAGATCCATTTCCATGTGCAGGTCGTGGTTGATGTAGAAGGCCACCGGGTGGTAGCTGCTGTCGTAGTAGTGGTCAGAGTAGTTCTTGTAGTCGGGGGTCATGAAGCCGTACGCGCTCACCTTCATCcacaaaggaaacagaaaagccaaactgtgatgtgtgtttacatacTGATCTAATCTTTCATGTCCTGACTCGACCCCTCAGCCACGGGCGTCAGAGCTGAGAGAACATGTGGCTGATCTGACGATTAAACCGTTGATGCGGTAACACTGAATAGTATCAGCCAATCAAGACGTGCTTCTACGAGGTCGACCCGGAACAGTCAAAACACTCGCACACCATGAGGCATGTGCAGCCTTGCCCTGCTGCCTATCAGTAACATGCAGTAGAGAAGTGATGGATGCTACCTGGTCGCAGGTGTGCAGCGCAGCCAGCAGCATCACGGCGCCTGTAGACGGACGGTAAATGTCCTTATATTTGGTTTTCAGAGCACTGGATCTGAGGAATCTGAAACAAGACATTCATAGCTCTGTTTCAGGGACACTGAAACCTTATTGAGGTGAAAGTAGAATATGAAAGGAAGttgcagacacagacataagCCTCATGCCACGGCGTGAGAAAGTCcttcagcagctgtttcagccTCTGCTTTCATTCAGTTTTGACTCACCTGTTCCTGAGGTAACGGATGAAATCGGGGTGGTACATCTTCAGCTTCTCTTTTGACACATCCTTCCCAAAGTACATGGTTGGACTGTGGAGGACAAAAACACCCTTGCAGAATAAAGAAATCATCACTTCTGCCTGTGCTGGCCAATGCCAGTGAACTGAATGTCAAGTGGACACGCACAGGGACTTTAAcgcttttaaatgtaaaaaacaggAGGCAGGTGTGAACATCATGACGTGTGTAGAGAAGGTACTATGTTTACTAACTTAGTGAAAGACGTCCTGCAATATAATATTTATGAGAAGTATTGTGAGCAAAATCTAAAAGTACTGAGTAAAAATACTGCAATGATGTGTAGAATTGCTCCTGTTTTACATATTGTTGGATAACAAGCTTTTTCTAGTTATAGGGAAGTTATGATTGTCATTATACAAATTAAGATGTTAGACCTGTTAGAAAGGAAACACTTTGCAGAGACTGAAACGCTAAAGTTAATGTGGTCTGAAGGGCGTCAACGTGTGAACATCTGTTGTGAGTTTGGACCAGCGTGTCGGGCCAAGCCTCAGACAGAAACCTTTAAACGCAGTTTGTGACAtgaaacacagaagaaacatTAGAGGAGTGAAAAGCAAGAAGAGAGAGAGTTACACACTCTTTGCCGTGTTCGTGCCCTCTCTCGACCagagtgtgtgtggctgcagccTTCATCAGCAGGTAGTCCCGGTCGTGATCAGGCAGGAAGATGTACCGCGTCTCCTGTTGGAGAGGGGACGACAGCGTGATGGGACTCAGGTCCGACTCTTTATGTTACAGCCTTTTCTATGAGAAAAAACCTTTAGCTTCTGTCCTTACAGTGGACACGGGGGGCCCTTTGTACCCGAACTTTGCGTAGCTCCTTATGGAGTTCATTAGTGTGTTGGTGGAGAAGGCGTAGTGGGTGGTCCGGGTCCCCACGTCCTGCTCGAAGCCATTAGTGATCGCCCCATTGGTCCTGAAGGGTTCACAAGCATTTGGAGGCACAGTGacaattgttttaatttactaCACTATAATTTTCATTTCAGGATTTGGGGACAAATTTATGATTTCACAAAGTTCGAAGGcataatcattttagatttacCAACTTTAACCCTTAGAATTTTTAACACTGATAATGAAGATTGCAGATTTGGTGGGATGCAGTACTTTACAATAAAACACgtgctttaaaaatgtgaaattcaggaggagtcaaaatgtttttttataacaaacaatatttaaaatatcaaatactGGCTACTAGGGAAACAATAAAACGTTGTGTCATTATAAAATTGTAATTTTGCTAATAATAAACCTTTATGAGAGCATTATGATTGGGTttaactttttaactttttttcttcGCACACCTGAAGATGTAGTGGTGACTGTCGATCTCCTTCCCTTTCTTCGAATCCTTCAGGATCCCACCGTTCCCCACCACAGCACAGCGGATACACTTCAATTTGTCGCTGTGCTGCTTCCAGTTGTCCAACATCTGCCGGTTAGCAGAGATGTTGAGGACAGACAGAGTTTCCACCAGTGCTGTGGATTTATAGGAAAGGATTTATTCATCACAACATCCTGACAGCTTTTTGCACAAAGCCTCCAGTTCCttttttttactcaaatatGTAactgcatccacacacacagatccagtAATTACAAACATATACTGAAGGTCATGTATCAAAAACCTAAATTAATTTTTGTATCTACATTTTTAGAGACAGATAAAAGAATTTTTTTGA from Mastacembelus armatus chromosome 19, fMasArm1.2, whole genome shotgun sequence harbors:
- the st6galnac gene encoding alpha-N-acetylgalactosaminide alpha-2,6-sialyltransferase 2, which translates into the protein MGLPWRLVFSVLAVCFLLGVYFGYILQRMMSGSLVPKKPFDRKNGSDQWSHVVPTFHPEVSSGVVLQQQTQTTKLPTLKTHTSAAATRQKPAQTVVPPVLKSTTRSDAVGKTRTSTKGTLLQHKRVGTTEPPYIGDAYMSEDVPPQTDCPDGIRSKVSKTQFGGLFLKHVPVLQWAKHVSREEHQRLRKYPGAHGWGGIDYDTLVETLSVLNISANRQMLDNWKQHSDKLKCIRCAVVGNGGILKDSKKGKEIDSHHYIFRTNGAITNGFEQDVGTRTTHYAFSTNTLMNSIRSYAKFGYKGPPVSTETRYIFLPDHDRDYLLMKAAATHTLVERGHEHGKDPTMYFGKDVSKEKLKMYHPDFIRYLRNRFLRSSALKTKYKDIYRPSTGAVMLLAALHTCDQVSAYGFMTPDYKNYSDHYYDSSYHPVAFYINHDLHMEMDLWHQLHKDGLMRLYMRD